One Thermococcus sp. EP1 DNA window includes the following coding sequences:
- a CDS encoding 30S ribosomal protein S15, translating to MARLHARKRGKSGSKKPPRTAPPTWVEYTAEEVENLVIKLRKEGYSAAMIGTILRDQYGIPSVRLITGKKITQILDENGLAPELPEDLMFLIRKAVKLRKHLEQHPKDLHSRRGLQLTESKIRRLVKYYRGTGKLPAKWRYDPEQAKLLVR from the coding sequence ATGGCACGGTTACATGCAAGAAAGAGAGGAAAATCTGGATCAAAAAAACCACCGAGGACTGCTCCACCTACTTGGGTGGAATATACTGCTGAAGAGGTTGAGAATCTTGTTATCAAACTTAGGAAAGAAGGTTACAGTGCTGCTATGATTGGTACTATTTTGAGAGACCAGTATGGAATACCTAGTGTTAGGCTTATCACTGGAAAGAAGATAACTCAGATTCTCGATGAAAATGGTCTCGCACCAGAGTTACCAGAGGATTTAATGTTCCTTATCAGGAAAGCAGTTAAACTAAGGAAGCACTTAGAACAGCACCCCAAGGATCTTCACTCAAGAAGAGGACTTCAACTCACAGAAAGCAAAATCAGAAGACTTGTTAAGTACTACAGAGGAACTGGAAAGTTACCAGCCAAGTGGAGATATGATCCAGAACAGGCAAAGTTGCTTGTCCGCTGA
- a CDS encoding glycosyltransferase encodes MDIQVVVFDLDGTLIGAPMDFKEIKERLQNKLLEEGIPEELIGNLTPMYETLIRISQKTGIDFEYLHSFLVELEIERAKESYLFEGTRKLLEFLRDNGIKLALMTRSSRKATEFTLKKHGIMNLFDLVVTRDDVPWKEVKPNNGHLKAILDHFKVPSTKTVVVGDHGYDLIPAKALGTLSVLVTSNESGRMSFQIDEKANFEIPTIKEAIPLFKRLLNTYVVVPAYNEEKTIGMVLERLLEYFKKSEIIVINDGSKDRTKDIAEKKGVVVLSHLVNRGLGGALGTGIKYALLKGAEIVLTFDADGQHRIEDALKVMKPVIEGKVDFAVGSRLKGDVTQMPFVKRLGNSILDFITAAFAGKYVTDSQSGLRCLNRKCASKLRITCDRYAVSSEIIIEAAKNGCKISEVPIKAVYTEYTKKKGTNIIEGIKIAFDLIIEKLR; translated from the coding sequence ATGGATATCCAAGTGGTGGTCTTCGATCTCGATGGAACACTCATAGGTGCCCCAATGGACTTCAAAGAAATAAAAGAGAGACTACAAAATAAATTACTAGAAGAAGGGATTCCAGAAGAGCTGATAGGTAATTTAACTCCCATGTATGAGACACTAATTCGGATCTCCCAAAAGACTGGAATAGATTTTGAATATCTACATTCATTTCTTGTAGAACTTGAAATCGAAAGGGCCAAAGAGAGTTACTTATTCGAGGGGACGAGAAAACTTCTCGAATTTTTAAGAGATAATGGGATAAAATTAGCCCTAATGACAAGGAGTTCTCGCAAAGCCACTGAATTCACTCTGAAAAAACATGGAATTATGAATCTTTTCGACCTCGTAGTAACACGAGACGATGTTCCTTGGAAGGAAGTAAAACCAAATAATGGACACCTAAAGGCCATTTTAGATCATTTTAAAGTTCCCTCTACAAAAACTGTGGTGGTAGGGGATCATGGATACGACTTGATTCCTGCAAAAGCCCTAGGAACTTTAAGTGTCCTTGTAACATCTAATGAAAGTGGCAGAATGAGTTTTCAGATAGATGAAAAAGCCAATTTTGAGATACCCACAATAAAAGAGGCAATACCTTTATTTAAACGATTGCTTAACACTTATGTGGTTGTTCCCGCATACAATGAAGAGAAGACCATTGGAATGGTTCTAGAAAGGTTACTAGAATACTTCAAGAAAAGTGAGATTATAGTAATAAATGATGGAAGCAAAGACAGAACAAAAGACATCGCAGAGAAAAAAGGAGTTGTAGTACTAAGCCATCTAGTAAACAGAGGACTAGGCGGTGCCCTCGGTACAGGGATAAAATATGCGCTCCTTAAGGGCGCAGAGATTGTCTTAACTTTTGATGCTGATGGACAACACCGAATAGAGGATGCCTTAAAAGTCATGAAACCTGTAATTGAGGGGAAAGTAGATTTTGCAGTTGGATCTAGGCTAAAAGGAGATGTCACTCAAATGCCCTTTGTAAAACGCCTTGGGAACTCTATATTGGATTTTATAACTGCGGCTTTTGCAGGAAAGTATGTCACTGATTCTCAAAGTGGGCTAAGATGCTTAAATAGAAAATGTGCCTCAAAATTGAGGATAACGTGCGATAGATACGCTGTTTCAAGTGAGATAATAATAGAAGCCGCTAAAAATGGGTGCAAAATTAGTGAAGTTCCAATAAAAGCTGTTTACACAGAATATACTAAAAAGAAGGGAACAAACATCATAGAGGGAATTAAAATCGCCTTTGATTTGATTATAGAGAAGTTGAGGTGA
- a CDS encoding PLP-dependent aminotransferase family protein, protein MEYTKYLAGRANWIKGSALAEVMKKAAELQKKGTKLISLAAGDPDPDLIPRNVLGEIAKEILEREPKSVMYTPANGIPELREEIASFLKKHDQLEVSPENIVITIGGTGALDLLGRVLIDPGDVILTENPSYINTLLAFEQLGAKIEGVSVDNDGMRVDLLEEKIKELKTKGQKIKFIYTIPTGQNPMGVTMSMERRKALLEIASKYDLLIIEDTAYNFMKYEGENILPLKALDKDGRVIVAGTLSKVLGTGFRIGWIIAEGEILKKVLMQKQPIDFCAPAISQYIALEYLRRGYFEKYHLKGALLGYKEKRDIMLTALEEHLPSAEFTRPIAGMFVMLFLPEGADGIAFASELMGKEGVVVVPGEPFYTDDTGKNAIRLNFSRPSKEDISIGIEKVATLYREKFGK, encoded by the coding sequence ATGGAATACACTAAATACCTTGCTGGAAGGGCCAACTGGATTAAAGGTTCAGCTCTAGCAGAGGTTATGAAAAAGGCCGCTGAGCTCCAAAAAAAGGGGACGAAATTGATATCGCTTGCTGCAGGAGATCCAGACCCAGATTTAATCCCAAGGAATGTTCTTGGAGAAATAGCAAAGGAGATTCTTGAAAGAGAACCGAAGTCAGTCATGTATACTCCAGCCAATGGAATCCCAGAATTGAGAGAAGAGATTGCCTCATTTTTGAAAAAACACGATCAGCTGGAGGTATCTCCTGAGAATATCGTCATTACAATAGGTGGGACAGGAGCTCTAGATTTGTTGGGAAGAGTTCTCATTGACCCTGGTGATGTAATTCTCACAGAAAATCCATCATACATAAACACTCTTCTAGCTTTTGAGCAATTAGGAGCAAAAATTGAAGGAGTTTCAGTTGACAACGATGGGATGAGGGTAGATCTTCTAGAGGAGAAGATTAAAGAGCTCAAAACTAAAGGGCAGAAGATTAAATTCATTTATACGATCCCAACAGGTCAAAATCCTATGGGAGTTACCATGAGTATGGAGAGAAGAAAGGCATTGCTTGAGATAGCTTCAAAATATGATCTTTTGATAATTGAGGACACAGCTTATAATTTCATGAAGTACGAGGGAGAGAACATACTCCCCTTAAAGGCCTTAGATAAAGATGGGAGAGTGATTGTTGCTGGAACTTTAAGCAAAGTTCTTGGGACTGGTTTCAGGATTGGATGGATAATAGCTGAGGGAGAGATTCTCAAGAAAGTCCTTATGCAAAAGCAACCCATTGATTTTTGTGCTCCAGCCATTTCTCAATATATAGCCCTGGAATATTTAAGGAGGGGATATTTCGAAAAATATCACCTTAAAGGGGCTCTTTTAGGCTATAAGGAGAAGAGAGATATCATGTTAACGGCTCTTGAAGAGCATTTACCAAGTGCTGAATTCACAAGGCCCATTGCAGGAATGTTTGTAATGCTCTTTTTACCAGAGGGGGCAGATGGGATTGCTTTTGCTAGTGAATTAATGGGGAAGGAAGGAGTTGTAGTGGTTCCAGGAGAACCTTTCTACACTGATGATACTGGAAAGAATGCGATTAGACTCAATTTCTCAAGACCGAGCAAGGAAGATATTTCAATTGGAATTGAGAAAGTTGCCACGCTGTACAGAGAAAAATTTGGTAAGTAG
- a CDS encoding DUF2304 domain-containing protein — MYVIQYIAILASLGIMVYVLGKYGKKEMTWQGFIFWEFLLIIMLIISLKPIETSIFIKNLLGLGRGLDALFVVLIGLNYILMFRIYMRIDKTEREITELTRQMAIELQEIKESLKKLEK, encoded by the coding sequence GTGTACGTTATCCAATATATTGCTATCCTTGCATCTTTGGGAATTATGGTATATGTATTAGGAAAATATGGAAAGAAAGAAATGACATGGCAAGGATTTATTTTCTGGGAATTCCTCCTGATAATCATGCTAATAATCTCTTTAAAGCCTATTGAGACATCGATCTTCATAAAAAACTTATTAGGACTTGGAAGAGGATTAGATGCCCTGTTTGTAGTATTGATTGGACTTAACTACATTCTCATGTTCAGGATATACATGAGAATAGATAAAACCGAAAGAGAAATAACAGAACTCACTAGACAAATGGCTATTGAGCTCCAAGAAATCAAAGAGAGTCTAAAAAAACTTGAAAAATAA
- a CDS encoding 4Fe-4S dicluster domain-containing protein has translation MPTKAMFLMIKQALQKPFTNPFPVKHAPVNVTALIEKVQKGEVKIHPPVPVPEDFRGKIHYDPERCIGCRFCITVCPADAMEWIPELRKIRHYVSRCMFCALCVDVCPGKKFPGEEKAVKALAISEDFLLADYDKYSDNLIEEPPEAKEKGL, from the coding sequence ATGCCTACCAAAGCAATGTTCCTGATGATAAAACAAGCACTTCAAAAGCCCTTCACTAATCCTTTTCCAGTGAAACATGCTCCTGTTAACGTTACTGCACTTATTGAGAAGGTTCAAAAGGGAGAAGTAAAGATACATCCTCCAGTCCCAGTTCCAGAAGACTTTAGAGGAAAGATCCATTATGATCCAGAGAGATGCATTGGATGCAGGTTCTGTATTACCGTTTGTCCAGCGGATGCCATGGAATGGATACCCGAGCTTAGGAAAATAAGGCATTATGTTTCGAGATGTATGTTCTGTGCTTTGTGCGTGGATGTTTGCCCAGGCAAGAAGTTCCCAGGTGAAGAAAAGGCAGTAAAGGCTCTTGCGATAAGCGAAGATTTCTTACTAGCAGATTATGATAAGTATAGTGACAATCTTATAGAAGAACCACCAGAAGCTAAGGAAAAAGGTCTTTAA
- a CDS encoding respiratory chain complex I subunit 1 family protein, which yields MTPETIFYAIGMPLIGVFLGLFYKGIDRRVSARMTSRIGPPIRQPFWDVGKLLLKETVVPANAVKWIFNAMPVLALASSMTLLLYIPFGIIKAPLEGYGDLVVILYLLTLQALAMAIGGFASGSPFSSVGAQREMVLMMSYEMPFAIVITGFALIYKSFSLSTIASTPVWTIVGPLGGLGVFLLLIAFLWVTPAELAKLPFDIAEAETEIAEGMLAEYSGRNLALFYLSDAVRGFAMIAIEVVLFIPFTLSYLFGLNLSGPMLYIAEGLWFLFKVLLFYVSAVTLVRTSFARFRIEQASKLFWVYVNIIALLGLLLIWVEVM from the coding sequence ATGACCCCTGAAACTATCTTTTATGCGATAGGGATGCCACTTATTGGAGTATTTCTTGGACTATTTTACAAGGGTATTGATAGGAGAGTCTCTGCGAGAATGACATCAAGGATAGGGCCTCCAATAAGACAGCCCTTCTGGGATGTTGGAAAGTTACTTCTTAAGGAAACTGTAGTTCCAGCAAATGCCGTAAAATGGATCTTCAATGCAATGCCAGTTTTAGCTCTTGCATCCTCAATGACACTCCTCCTTTACATTCCCTTTGGCATTATTAAGGCACCTTTGGAAGGTTATGGTGATTTGGTAGTAATCCTCTACCTTTTAACGCTGCAAGCTCTTGCAATGGCAATTGGAGGATTTGCCTCAGGAAGTCCATTCTCCTCAGTTGGTGCACAGAGAGAAATGGTCTTAATGATGAGTTACGAGATGCCATTTGCAATAGTGATAACGGGTTTTGCTCTAATCTACAAGAGCTTTTCACTAAGCACTATAGCTTCAACACCTGTATGGACTATTGTAGGTCCATTGGGAGGATTAGGAGTTTTCTTACTTTTAATAGCATTCCTTTGGGTAACTCCTGCAGAGCTTGCGAAGCTTCCATTTGATATAGCTGAAGCAGAAACAGAAATAGCCGAGGGTATGCTCGCTGAGTACAGTGGAAGAAATCTCGCTTTATTCTATCTCTCAGACGCAGTAAGGGGCTTTGCAATGATAGCAATAGAAGTTGTTCTTTTCATACCATTTACACTCAGTTACCTATTTGGTCTAAACCTCTCAGGGCCGATGCTCTATATAGCTGAGGGCTTGTGGTTCTTATTCAAAGTACTGCTATTCTACGTATCTGCAGTGACCTTAGTTAGAACATCTTTCGCAAGATTCAGAATTGAACAAGCTTCAAAGTTGTTCTGGGTTTACGTGAACATAATAGCCTTGCTAGGTCTACTCTTAATATGGGTGGAGGTGATGTGA
- a CDS encoding cytidine/deoxycytidylate deaminase family protein: MEVEIILNKKKAEHIKNVRPTKDEYFMLIAKLVGLRATCSRLRVGAVAVKDGYILATGYNGAPRNMEHCIDVGCLLVDGHCHRAVHAEQNVIAMAARKGISLEGATVYVTHFPCDTCFKLLINAGVKEIVYEEMYPNKATEILLKEAQKKGIVKIRQFKVPKERVKIFLDELFREDLLTE, translated from the coding sequence ATGGAAGTAGAGATAATTCTCAACAAGAAAAAAGCAGAACACATAAAGAACGTACGTCCTACAAAGGATGAGTACTTTATGCTTATTGCGAAACTTGTGGGGCTTAGAGCAACCTGTTCAAGACTTAGGGTCGGGGCTGTGGCTGTTAAGGATGGATATATTTTAGCCACTGGATACAATGGAGCGCCTAGAAATATGGAGCATTGTATTGATGTGGGTTGTTTATTAGTTGATGGGCATTGTCACAGAGCGGTTCATGCAGAACAAAATGTTATAGCAATGGCTGCTAGGAAGGGAATAAGTTTGGAAGGAGCCACTGTATATGTAACTCACTTTCCCTGTGATACTTGCTTTAAGTTGTTAATTAATGCAGGAGTTAAGGAGATAGTCTACGAAGAGATGTATCCAAATAAAGCTACTGAAATTCTCCTAAAAGAGGCCCAAAAAAAGGGTATTGTAAAAATAAGACAATTCAAGGTTCCTAAAGAGAGAGTTAAAATATTTTTGGACGAACTCTTTAGAGAGGATCTTTTGACAGAGTAA
- a CDS encoding M48 family metallopeptidase, with the protein MLKLIFLAQLLITLLYLGRIGLAVTLLTIFILVGLYFWTIRRSLQRDQRLLSFEDMPWLYDGIMRMANKAGIAPPEIYILDDYIPNAYSFGNSIVLSLGLFEVLDEEEILAVAAHEIGHIKNSDTLMFPLISYLRYLMLSLALLNTAFSKSLLVSVVSILLYIAYEVERSRHLRKREFKADETALRLVSKPLALKEALEELKYYEDLRTTVKDPVLPSIEPSIERKSQKPFFTTHPSYDERIWRIMAEVDAMTLRERIFN; encoded by the coding sequence ATGCTTAAGCTGATATTTTTGGCCCAACTATTGATAACCTTATTATATTTGGGTAGGATTGGCCTAGCTGTTACTCTACTCACAATATTTATTCTTGTGGGCCTTTACTTCTGGACGATTAGACGGTCTCTCCAAAGGGATCAGAGACTCCTTTCTTTTGAGGATATGCCGTGGCTTTATGATGGGATAATGAGAATGGCAAACAAAGCGGGTATAGCACCTCCGGAAATTTATATACTTGATGATTATATCCCGAATGCATACTCCTTTGGAAATTCAATTGTCCTTTCATTAGGCCTTTTTGAAGTGCTTGATGAGGAGGAAATTCTTGCCGTGGCTGCTCATGAGATAGGGCACATCAAGAATAGTGATACTCTCATGTTTCCATTAATCTCCTACCTAAGGTATCTCATGCTTAGCCTAGCTTTGTTGAATACAGCATTTTCCAAGAGTTTATTAGTGAGTGTAGTTTCTATATTGCTCTACATTGCGTATGAAGTTGAGAGGTCACGTCATCTAAGAAAAAGAGAGTTCAAGGCGGATGAGACTGCACTGAGATTAGTTTCAAAACCTTTGGCATTAAAAGAAGCCCTTGAGGAATTGAAATATTATGAAGATCTAAGAACTACTGTTAAGGATCCAGTGTTACCTTCAATAGAGCCAAGTATTGAAAGAAAGTCACAAAAACCATTTTTCACTACCCATCCTAGTTATGATGAGAGGATTTGGAGAATAATGGCGGAAGTTGATGCAATGACTTTAAGAGAAAGAATCTTCAATTAA
- a CDS encoding glycosyltransferase 4 family protein — MITAVIGIFLSLILTPYIASLMREAGILGRDIHKLDKPEVPEMGGIVFLISLPLSLLIILNETIGKAILIFVLFGIIGILDDITRLKQSHKVVLSLLASLIVFSLPLSTNVDLLLFSIELGVLYYIFSVLFITGAANLVNLLAGFNGLEVGTSTIALFFLGLITSGSAQVLAFTGAAVGLGFLWWNKYPAKIFPGDTGTLSLGALIGIVGILGKVELFVAILLLPHFVDFLLKTKIRFKGRPLGKTEVQKDGTLKAPPYLTFLGLIMRMKKVKEYQLVAIVWTIEAFLGIIALLLQSL, encoded by the coding sequence ATGATAACGGCGGTTATTGGAATTTTCCTTTCCTTGATCCTCACGCCATATATTGCTTCACTAATGAGAGAAGCAGGCATTTTAGGTAGAGACATTCATAAATTGGATAAACCTGAAGTACCAGAGATGGGGGGAATAGTGTTTTTGATTTCACTTCCTTTAAGTTTGCTCATAATTTTAAATGAAACAATAGGTAAGGCCATCTTAATTTTCGTGCTCTTTGGAATTATTGGTATACTTGATGACATAACCCGATTGAAACAATCACATAAAGTTGTGCTTTCGTTATTAGCATCTCTCATAGTATTCTCTTTACCCTTAAGCACCAACGTAGATTTGTTATTATTCTCGATCGAACTTGGCGTGCTTTATTACATTTTTTCTGTTCTTTTTATAACTGGAGCCGCAAACTTGGTGAATCTATTGGCGGGTTTTAATGGATTAGAAGTTGGGACTTCAACAATAGCCCTTTTCTTTTTAGGGTTAATAACATCTGGGAGTGCACAGGTTTTGGCTTTTACAGGGGCAGCAGTTGGGTTAGGATTTTTATGGTGGAACAAATATCCAGCAAAGATTTTCCCAGGTGATACTGGTACTTTGTCTCTAGGGGCACTAATAGGAATTGTAGGGATTTTGGGAAAAGTTGAACTCTTTGTGGCAATTCTTCTCCTTCCACATTTTGTAGACTTTCTCCTTAAGACAAAGATACGATTTAAAGGTAGGCCTCTAGGTAAAACAGAGGTTCAGAAAGATGGCACACTTAAAGCTCCTCCCTATCTAACCTTTTTAGGCCTTATAATGAGAATGAAAAAAGTGAAGGAATATCAACTTGTTGCAATAGTATGGACAATAGAAGCTTTTCTAGGCATTATTGCTCTTCTTCTTCAATCACTTTAA
- the cas6 gene encoding CRISPR-associated endoribonuclease Cas6 — protein sequence MRIEIKLKPENKNLIVPFNYNDEIHDQLLEKIFLAAPDLAEILQTEYKDYFTFSRIMIREREIIPEEGIKVLSDDVSLYISSSLTEIIKAIAEGFVSNPILKVGNATFSMVNIEILREPQISEGTLFSTLSPIVVRTAKFEDNKVKIWDLYPNSPGFQDKLRKIMLTKFSEIYGKLPEDTDFHIDVIKFKPVRIKVGKTYYRGSLMVFRYYGSKEIAKFGYENGFGDKTSYGFGMVKVIEEEEQ from the coding sequence ATGAGAATTGAAATCAAGCTTAAACCAGAAAATAAGAATCTTATAGTTCCCTTCAACTACAATGATGAAATTCATGACCAATTGCTCGAAAAGATATTCCTTGCAGCACCAGATTTAGCTGAAATATTGCAAACAGAATACAAGGACTATTTTACCTTCTCTAGGATAATGATTAGAGAAAGAGAAATTATTCCAGAAGAGGGCATTAAAGTCCTCTCAGATGACGTGTCCCTCTATATATCCTCCTCACTTACCGAAATCATAAAAGCAATTGCAGAAGGCTTTGTCTCAAATCCTATTCTCAAGGTGGGTAATGCTACCTTTTCGATGGTCAATATTGAAATACTCAGAGAACCACAGATATCTGAAGGCACACTCTTCTCGACACTAAGCCCCATTGTTGTTAGAACTGCCAAATTTGAAGATAATAAGGTAAAGATCTGGGATTTATATCCTAACAGTCCTGGATTTCAGGACAAACTTAGAAAGATTATGCTCACAAAATTCTCAGAAATATATGGAAAACTCCCAGAGGATACCGATTTTCACATAGATGTCATAAAATTCAAGCCAGTACGAATAAAAGTGGGCAAAACATACTATAGAGGATCACTGATGGTCTTTAGATATTACGGTTCAAAGGAGATAGCAAAATTTGGATACGAAAATGGATTTGGAGATAAAACCAGTTATGGGTTTGGTATGGTTAAAGTGATTGAAGAAGAAGAGCAATAA
- a CDS encoding BlaI/MecI/CopY family transcriptional regulator encodes MEPHEFKINEDGLKAILPPMEAEIMEYMWKVKVATAGEVYEYLKETHETLRRSTVSILMNRLCERGLLKRSVDTGRGGMKYVYSVVTSKEEFEQKVVESILNALMNNFKEATVAYLSKIKK; translated from the coding sequence ATGGAACCTCATGAGTTCAAAATAAATGAAGATGGGTTGAAGGCAATTCTTCCCCCTATGGAAGCGGAGATTATGGAGTATATGTGGAAAGTCAAAGTAGCCACTGCTGGGGAGGTCTATGAGTATCTTAAAGAAACTCATGAAACCCTGAGACGTTCCACTGTGAGCATATTAATGAACAGGCTCTGTGAAAGGGGGCTATTAAAAAGAAGCGTGGATACTGGAAGGGGCGGAATGAAGTACGTATACAGCGTTGTAACAAGTAAAGAGGAATTTGAACAGAAAGTAGTTGAGAGCATACTCAATGCACTCATGAACAACTTTAAAGAAGCCACTGTAGCATATTTATCAAAAATAAAGAAGTGA
- a CDS encoding DUF72 domain-containing protein yields the protein MIVVGTCGFCERREKYFRDFNTVEVQQTFYKLIQDKTLQKWKQEAPKDFIFSIKAFQGVTHPPTSPTWRRSNVKPTPEVGLLRPTPDVFKYWELTLREAEILGAKFVLIQLPKSFKETEENFNNAEKFFSKIEKRDFTIAVELRGWSEKGIEEFVKEFELIDVSDPLVRKPVHRGDINYYRLHGAYERGRIIYKHKYGEGELKELASRIKEWNKKESYLYFNNAYMCEDARRFIQILAF from the coding sequence ATGATAGTTGTAGGGACATGTGGCTTTTGTGAAAGAAGAGAGAAGTATTTCCGAGATTTTAACACTGTAGAGGTTCAACAAACTTTTTACAAGCTTATCCAAGATAAAACTCTTCAGAAATGGAAACAGGAAGCTCCAAAAGATTTCATATTCTCTATAAAGGCTTTTCAAGGTGTGACTCATCCTCCCACTAGCCCTACGTGGAGACGAAGCAATGTAAAACCCACCCCGGAAGTGGGCCTCTTAAGACCAACCCCAGACGTTTTTAAGTATTGGGAGTTAACTCTTAGAGAAGCAGAGATCTTAGGGGCGAAATTTGTTCTTATTCAGCTTCCCAAGAGTTTTAAGGAAACTGAGGAAAACTTCAATAATGCAGAAAAGTTCTTCTCTAAAATTGAAAAAAGAGACTTCACGATTGCGGTAGAACTTAGAGGCTGGAGTGAGAAAGGGATAGAGGAGTTTGTGAAGGAGTTTGAGCTTATTGATGTTTCAGATCCTCTTGTTAGAAAACCTGTTCATCGAGGTGACATTAACTACTACCGACTTCATGGGGCTTATGAAAGGGGAAGGATAATTTATAAACACAAATATGGGGAGGGAGAACTAAAGGAACTTGCAAGCAGGATTAAAGAATGGAATAAAAAAGAAAGCTATCTCTATTTCAATAACGCTTATATGTGCGAAGATGCGAGGAGATTCATTCAAATCCTGGCTTTTTAA
- the gyaR gene encoding glyoxylate reductase, whose translation MKPRVFITRQIPENGIKMIERYYEIDLWKDQREPPRDVLLEKITNADAIVTLVTDKVDKELLDNASKLRIIAQYAVGYDNINLEEATKRGIYVTNTPGVLTDATADLAFALLLATARRLIEADQFVRSGEWKRSAVGWHPLMFLGYGLKGKTLGIIGFGRIGQAVARRAKGFGMKIIYYSRRRKLEAEKEIGAEYVDFETLLEESDFISLHVPLTNKTHHMIGEKELKIMKPTAILINTARGPVIDTKALIKALQERWIAGAGLDVFEEEPYYNEELFKLENVVLAPHLGSATHEAREGMAELVAKNLIAFAKGEIPPNLVNKDVINIKKPGFE comes from the coding sequence ATGAAACCAAGGGTTTTTATTACCAGGCAAATCCCAGAAAATGGCATTAAAATGATAGAAAGATACTACGAAATAGATCTATGGAAAGATCAAAGAGAGCCTCCAAGAGATGTACTTTTGGAGAAGATAACGAATGCAGATGCGATCGTAACTTTAGTTACAGACAAGGTGGACAAGGAGCTCTTGGATAATGCATCAAAACTTAGGATAATAGCCCAGTATGCGGTCGGCTATGACAATATAAACCTAGAAGAAGCCACCAAAAGAGGAATATACGTCACCAACACTCCAGGGGTTCTTACTGATGCAACTGCAGATTTGGCATTTGCTCTCCTCTTAGCCACTGCCAGAAGGCTAATAGAAGCAGATCAATTTGTGAGAAGTGGGGAATGGAAGAGAAGCGCTGTTGGATGGCATCCATTAATGTTCTTAGGATATGGTCTTAAGGGAAAGACACTCGGGATAATTGGATTCGGAAGAATTGGACAAGCAGTTGCAAGAAGGGCTAAAGGATTCGGAATGAAAATCATTTATTATTCAAGAAGGAGAAAACTAGAAGCTGAAAAAGAAATCGGAGCAGAATATGTTGACTTTGAGACGCTTTTAGAAGAAAGTGACTTTATAAGCCTTCATGTCCCTCTTACTAATAAAACACATCACATGATTGGAGAAAAAGAACTAAAGATAATGAAACCTACTGCAATTTTAATCAACACTGCAAGAGGTCCAGTTATTGATACGAAGGCACTAATAAAAGCTCTCCAAGAGAGGTGGATTGCTGGAGCAGGGTTAGACGTTTTTGAAGAAGAACCTTACTACAATGAAGAGCTCTTTAAACTGGAAAACGTTGTTCTGGCTCCTCATTTAGGAAGTGCAACACATGAAGCAAGGGAAGGTATGGCAGAATTGGTGGCAAAAAACTTGATAGCCTTTGCAAAAGGAGAAATTCCTCCAAACCTAGTGAACAAAGATGTGATAAACATTAAAAAGCCAGGATTTGAATGA